The Pseudomonas parafulva genome window below encodes:
- a CDS encoding PHP domain-containing protein, translated as MNVDLHCHSTASDGALSPTALVARAHEHGVRTLALTDHDTLEGLPEARAACLERGLQWVSGVELSCTWGGATIHVLGYDFALDAPPLLEAIEQLHRGRWMRAEDIARRLAAKGMPDALDGARAVQQALGDSQNAPARPHFAEFLVRAGYVKDRGEAFRKWLGAGKLGDVKLHWPTLEETVATLRQSNAWVSLAHPMHYELTRSKRRRLIADYIQAGGQALEVVNGMMPPEQVGTMSILTREFGLLASAGSDFHGPGTWGEIGAYRPLPEDLPPLWRRFHHEQPMAV; from the coding sequence ATGAATGTTGATCTGCACTGTCACAGCACGGCCTCCGACGGCGCCTTGTCGCCCACGGCACTGGTCGCGCGCGCCCATGAACACGGGGTGCGCACGCTGGCGTTGACCGATCACGATACCCTCGAAGGCTTGCCGGAGGCGCGTGCTGCCTGCCTGGAGCGGGGCCTGCAGTGGGTCAGCGGTGTCGAACTGTCATGCACCTGGGGTGGGGCCACCATTCATGTGCTGGGTTACGATTTTGCGCTCGATGCGCCGCCTCTGCTCGAGGCCATCGAACAACTGCATCGCGGTCGCTGGATGCGCGCCGAGGACATCGCCCGACGCCTGGCGGCCAAGGGTATGCCCGATGCCCTCGACGGGGCCCGGGCGGTGCAACAGGCGTTGGGCGACAGCCAGAATGCGCCGGCACGCCCCCATTTTGCCGAATTCCTGGTCCGTGCCGGCTACGTCAAGGACCGCGGCGAGGCGTTTCGCAAGTGGTTGGGCGCCGGCAAACTGGGCGACGTCAAGTTGCACTGGCCGACGCTCGAGGAAACTGTCGCGACCCTTCGTCAGTCAAACGCTTGGGTCAGCTTGGCCCACCCGATGCACTACGAGCTCACCCGCAGCAAGCGCAGGCGCCTGATCGCCGACTATATTCAAGCGGGAGGGCAGGCACTGGAAGTGGTCAATGGGATGATGCCGCCCGAACAGGTGGGCACGATGTCCATTCTGACCCGTGAGTTCGGCCTGCTGGCAAGCGCCGGCAGTGATTTCCACGGCCCCGGCACCTGGGGCGAGATCGGTGCCTACCGGCCCCTGCCCGAGGACCTGCCACCTCTGTGGCGCCGATTCCACCATGAACAGCCTATGGCGGTATGA
- a CDS encoding septation protein A, giving the protein MKQFIDFIPLLLFFIVYKMDPRPLEFAGHTFEFGGIYSATAMLIVSSVVVYGAVFLRQRRLEKSQLLTLVACLVFGGLTLAFHSETFLKWKAPVVNWLFALAFAGSHFIGDRVLIKRIMGHAVTLPDVIWTRLNLAWIAFFLVCGAANLFVAFTFQDFWVDFKVFGSLGMTVVFLIAQGVYLSRHLHDADTSPSKPKD; this is encoded by the coding sequence GTGAAACAATTCATCGATTTCATCCCGCTGCTGCTGTTCTTCATCGTCTACAAGATGGACCCGCGACCGCTGGAATTCGCCGGCCACACCTTCGAGTTCGGCGGTATCTACAGCGCCACGGCGATGCTCATCGTCAGCTCCGTGGTGGTCTATGGCGCCGTCTTCCTGCGCCAGCGCCGGCTGGAAAAGAGCCAATTGCTGACCCTGGTCGCCTGCTTGGTGTTCGGCGGCCTGACCCTGGCCTTCCACAGCGAAACCTTCCTCAAATGGAAGGCACCGGTGGTCAACTGGCTGTTCGCCCTGGCCTTCGCCGGTAGCCATTTCATCGGCGATCGGGTCCTGATCAAGCGCATCATGGGCCACGCCGTGACCCTGCCGGACGTAATCTGGACCCGCCTGAACCTGGCCTGGATCGCATTCTTCCTGGTCTGCGGTGCGGCCAACCTGTTCGTCGCCTTCACCTTCCAGGACTTCTGGGTCGACTTCAAAGTCTTCGGCAGCCTCGGCATGACCGTGGTCTTCCTCATCGCCCAGGGCGTTTACCTGTCGCGCCATTTGCACGACGCCGACACCTCCCCTTCCAAACCCAAGGACTGA
- a CDS encoding response regulator transcription factor: MSELLLIDDDQELCELLGSWLTQEGFAVRACHDGESARQALAAQAPAAVVLDVMLPDGSGLELLKQLRSEHAELPVLMLSARGEPLDRILGLELGADDYLAKPCDPRELTARLRAVLRRSHPAAPSTQVEIGDLIFSPVRGVVSIDQREMSLTLSESRILEALLRQPGEPLDKQALAQLALGRKLTLYDRSLDMHVSNLRKKIGPHADGRPRIVALRSRGYYYSL, from the coding sequence ATGAGCGAGCTGTTACTGATTGATGATGACCAGGAGTTGTGCGAGCTGCTCGGCAGTTGGCTGACTCAGGAAGGTTTTGCGGTCCGCGCCTGCCACGATGGCGAAAGTGCGCGCCAGGCCTTGGCCGCCCAGGCGCCGGCGGCCGTGGTGCTGGATGTGATGCTGCCCGACGGCAGCGGCTTGGAGTTGCTCAAGCAACTGCGCAGCGAGCACGCCGAACTCCCCGTGTTGATGCTCTCGGCCCGTGGCGAACCGCTGGATCGCATTCTCGGCCTGGAGCTGGGCGCCGACGATTACCTGGCCAAGCCGTGTGATCCACGCGAGCTCACCGCCCGCCTGCGTGCGGTACTGCGCCGTAGTCATCCGGCTGCGCCCAGTACCCAGGTCGAGATCGGTGACCTGATCTTCAGCCCGGTGCGCGGCGTGGTCAGCATCGATCAGCGCGAGATGAGCCTGACCTTGTCGGAGAGCCGTATCCTCGAAGCCCTGCTGCGCCAGCCCGGCGAGCCGCTGGACAAGCAGGCCCTGGCGCAGCTCGCCCTGGGCCGCAAACTCACGCTGTACGACCGCAGCCTGGACATGCACGTCAGCAACCTGCGCAAGAAAATCGGCCCCCACGCCGATGGCCGGCCGCGCATCGTTGCCCTGCGCAGCCGGGGTTATTACTACAGCCTCTAG
- a CDS encoding sulfite exporter TauE/SafE family protein produces MIEWLMYVLLGTVLGTVGGLFGIGGGLIAIPALGVLFGLDQQLAQGTALVMVVPNVLLALWRYHQRNRIELRHAVPLALCSFVFAWLGSIWAVGLDAHAMRLGFVAFLVALAVWNVARMFMKVAPPSSQLRYPWPWLGVLGCFAGSMGGLFGVGGAVVATPVLTSVFGASQVVAQGLSLALAAPSTLVTLVTYGVHGSVDWRMGAGLAIGGLLSISWGVRLAHALPEKMLRTLFCVFLILCAVMLGLEL; encoded by the coding sequence ATGATCGAGTGGTTGATGTATGTGCTGTTGGGAACGGTGCTGGGCACCGTTGGCGGGTTGTTCGGCATCGGCGGCGGCCTGATCGCCATTCCCGCCCTGGGTGTGCTATTCGGCCTCGATCAACAATTGGCTCAAGGGACCGCGTTGGTCATGGTGGTGCCGAACGTGCTGCTGGCGCTGTGGCGCTACCATCAGCGTAACCGTATCGAGCTGCGACACGCCGTGCCCTTGGCGCTGTGCAGCTTTGTGTTCGCCTGGCTGGGCTCGATCTGGGCGGTGGGGCTCGATGCGCACGCGATGCGTCTGGGCTTCGTGGCGTTTCTGGTGGCTTTGGCCGTGTGGAACGTGGCGCGCATGTTCATGAAGGTGGCGCCACCGAGCAGCCAGTTACGTTATCCGTGGCCGTGGCTCGGTGTGCTGGGCTGTTTTGCCGGCAGCATGGGCGGGCTGTTCGGGGTCGGCGGGGCCGTGGTGGCTACGCCCGTGCTGACCAGTGTGTTCGGTGCCTCGCAGGTGGTGGCCCAGGGCTTGTCGCTGGCACTGGCGGCGCCCAGTACCCTGGTGACCTTGGTCACCTACGGTGTGCATGGCAGCGTCGACTGGCGCATGGGCGCTGGCTTGGCCATCGGCGGGCTGCTGAGCATCAGCTGGGGCGTGCGGCTGGCCCATGCGCTGCCTGAGAAGATGCTGCGCACGCTGTTCTGCGTGTTCTTGATCCTGTGCGCGGTGATGCTGGGGCTGGAGCTCTAG
- a CDS encoding LysR family transcriptional regulator: MSPDILTEQLSLFLDVLHTGSFSAAARRHPLTPSAVARRIDALENALGSRLFVRSTHAVRPTPAGNAFAERARRIIEELRLARAEAVSLSSAPEGLIRMDAPAAFGRRHLAPAIADFLVAYPGLDVQLRLIDSFVDMHGGHLGEVDLVLRAGTLADTRLVATPLAKMVRIACASPAYLASRGVPGCPSDLPQHDGLDWDGLAPPFAWRFTVNGQQRLYRPARLRMTANNAETLLFGALAGLGIAHLPTWLVSEYLLRGELQPLFCENGLPEPETTGIYALRLEHETNSRSRLLLEFLKSRFSPVPPWDLALRSGLRS, from the coding sequence ATGAGCCCCGATATCCTCACCGAACAGCTGAGCCTGTTCCTCGACGTGTTGCACACCGGCAGTTTCTCCGCCGCCGCGCGACGCCATCCGCTGACCCCCTCGGCCGTTGCCCGGCGCATCGACGCGCTGGAAAACGCCCTGGGCAGCCGCCTGTTCGTGCGCAGTACCCACGCCGTGCGCCCGACCCCGGCGGGCAACGCGTTCGCCGAACGTGCCCGACGCATCATCGAGGAACTGCGCCTGGCGCGGGCCGAGGCGGTGTCGTTGAGCAGCGCGCCCGAAGGACTGATCCGCATGGACGCGCCCGCCGCCTTCGGCCGTCGTCACCTGGCGCCGGCCATTGCCGACTTTCTGGTGGCCTATCCCGGCCTGGACGTGCAACTGCGCTTGATCGACAGCTTCGTCGACATGCACGGTGGGCACCTGGGCGAAGTCGACCTGGTCCTGCGCGCCGGCACGCTGGCCGACACCCGTTTGGTGGCGACCCCTCTGGCCAAGATGGTGCGCATCGCCTGCGCCAGTCCTGCCTATTTGGCCAGCCGCGGCGTACCCGGCTGCCCCAGTGACCTGCCGCAGCACGATGGCCTGGACTGGGACGGCCTGGCCCCCCCTTTTGCCTGGCGCTTCACCGTGAATGGCCAACAGCGGCTGTATCGCCCTGCCCGCCTGCGCATGACCGCGAACAATGCCGAGACCCTGCTGTTCGGCGCCCTGGCCGGCCTTGGCATCGCGCATCTGCCCACTTGGCTGGTCAGCGAGTACCTGCTGCGCGGCGAATTGCAGCCGCTGTTTTGCGAAAACGGCCTGCCAGAACCGGAAACCACCGGCATCTATGCGTTGCGACTCGAACATGAAACGAACTCTCGCAGCCGCTTGCTGCTCGAATTCCTCAAGAGCCGCTTCAGCCCGGTACCGCCTTGGGACCTGGCACTGCGCAGTGGACTGCGCAGTTAG
- a CDS encoding MarR family winged helix-turn-helix transcriptional regulator, with amino-acid sequence MNADTNAPCDELLLNNQVCFALHSTSLLMTKVYKPLLQALGLTYPQYLAMLVLWEQDGLTVGEISHRLLTDPGSLTPLLKRLESEGLLNRTRSREDERVVLVELTDKGRNLREEARKVPQCILEASGRTVQRLQKLQAELLELRESLQKSL; translated from the coding sequence ATGAACGCCGACACCAACGCCCCGTGCGACGAGCTGCTGCTGAACAATCAGGTGTGTTTCGCCCTGCATTCCACCTCGTTGCTGATGACCAAGGTCTACAAGCCTCTGCTGCAAGCCTTGGGTCTGACCTACCCGCAGTACCTGGCCATGCTCGTGTTGTGGGAGCAGGACGGGCTCACCGTAGGTGAAATCAGCCATCGCCTGCTGACCGATCCCGGTTCGTTGACCCCTTTGCTCAAGCGCCTGGAGAGCGAAGGGCTGCTCAACCGCACCCGCAGCCGTGAAGATGAGCGTGTGGTGCTGGTGGAACTGACCGACAAGGGACGGAACCTGCGCGAGGAAGCGCGCAAGGTGCCGCAGTGCATCCTGGAAGCCTCCGGGCGCACAGTGCAGCGCCTGCAGAAATTGCAGGCTGAATTACTGGAATTGCGCGAGAGCCTGCAAAAGAGCCTATGA
- a CDS encoding organic hydroperoxide resistance protein, producing the protein MHKVTALYIAQATSTGGRDGQSRSSDGKLEVKLSTPKELGGAGGEGSNPEQLFAAGYSACFIGALKFVAGQAKQALPADTAITAKVGIGQIPGGFGLDIDLHIALPGLPQADAEALVEKAHQVCPYSNATRGNVDVRLHVTV; encoded by the coding sequence ATGCACAAGGTCACTGCGCTGTACATTGCACAAGCGACTTCCACCGGCGGCCGTGACGGCCAATCCCGCTCCAGCGATGGCAAGCTCGAGGTCAAGCTCAGCACCCCCAAGGAGCTGGGCGGCGCAGGCGGGGAAGGCAGCAATCCCGAGCAGTTGTTCGCTGCGGGTTACTCGGCCTGTTTCATCGGTGCGCTTAAGTTCGTCGCCGGCCAGGCCAAGCAAGCATTGCCCGCTGACACGGCGATCACCGCCAAGGTCGGTATCGGTCAGATCCCCGGTGGTTTCGGTCTGGACATCGACCTGCACATCGCCCTCCCCGGCCTGCCCCAGGCGGACGCCGAGGCACTGGTCGAGAAGGCCCATCAGGTCTGTCCTTATTCCAACGCCACCCGTGGCAACGTGGATGTGCGCCTGCACGTGACGGTCTGA
- the efp gene encoding elongation factor P, whose amino-acid sequence MKTGKELKPGTVLRIDNDPWLVQKAEFTKSGRNSAIMKTKLKNLLTGYKTETVYFADDKLDDVILDRKEATLSFINGDEYTFMDTTDYTMYELNAEDIDAVLPYIEEGMEDICEAVFFEGRLVSVELPTTISRKVVYTENAARGDTSGKVMKPAKLANGTEIQVADFIEIDEWIDIDTRDNSFKGRTKK is encoded by the coding sequence ATGAAAACTGGTAAAGAACTGAAACCCGGCACCGTCCTGCGGATCGACAACGACCCGTGGCTGGTCCAGAAAGCGGAATTCACCAAGTCGGGCCGTAACAGCGCGATCATGAAGACCAAGCTGAAGAACCTGCTGACCGGCTACAAGACCGAGACCGTCTACTTCGCCGACGACAAGCTGGACGACGTGATCCTGGATCGCAAAGAAGCGACCCTGTCGTTCATCAATGGTGACGAATACACCTTCATGGACACCACCGACTACACCATGTACGAGCTGAACGCCGAAGACATCGACGCCGTTCTGCCGTACATCGAAGAAGGCATGGAAGACATCTGCGAGGCCGTCTTCTTCGAAGGCCGTCTGGTGTCGGTCGAACTGCCGACCACCATCAGCCGTAAGGTCGTCTACACCGAGAACGCTGCCCGTGGCGACACCTCCGGCAAGGTCATGAAGCCTGCCAAGCTGGCCAACGGCACCGAGATCCAAGTCGCCGACTTCATCGAAATCGACGAGTGGATCGATATCGATACCCGCGACAACAGCTTCAAAGGCCGCACCAAGAAGTAA
- the earP gene encoding elongation factor P maturation arginine rhamnosyltransferase EarP, with amino-acid sequence MPPTWDIFCTVIDNYGDIGVTWRLARQLANEHSLHVRLWVDDLTAFTRLCPSADPQASQQWQQGVDVRHWASDWPACATAEVVIGAFGCRLPGPYLDALAARPTPALWLNLEYLSAEDWVEGCHGLPSPQPNGLRTVFFFPGFTAKTGGLLRERDLVQRCLAWQTDDTARQAFLARLNVHPAPTARLISLFAYENPQLANWLDALIEDVQPTHLLVPEGRILADLNAWFGEALAVGDVRRRGGLTLQVLPFVSQQDYDQLLWCCDFNAVRGEDSFVRAQWAGQPWLWHIYIQDENAHWEKLEAFLKIYRQGLSDEAAQALLAVWRAWNMDRDMAQAWRALQPHWPTLQAHARQWRSAQAARPDLATALVQFYRNWL; translated from the coding sequence TTGCCGCCCACCTGGGACATCTTCTGCACGGTCATCGACAACTACGGTGATATTGGCGTGACCTGGCGCCTGGCCCGGCAACTGGCCAATGAGCACTCACTGCACGTGCGCCTGTGGGTCGACGATCTCACCGCCTTCACCCGCCTGTGCCCAAGCGCCGACCCGCAAGCCTCGCAGCAGTGGCAACAGGGGGTCGACGTGCGTCATTGGGCAAGCGACTGGCCCGCGTGCGCCACTGCCGAGGTGGTCATCGGCGCCTTCGGCTGCCGCCTCCCTGGCCCCTACCTCGATGCGCTGGCGGCACGTCCAACGCCCGCGTTATGGCTGAACCTGGAATACCTCAGCGCCGAAGACTGGGTCGAAGGCTGCCATGGCTTGCCTTCGCCACAGCCCAATGGTCTGCGCACCGTGTTTTTCTTCCCCGGCTTCACGGCCAAGACCGGTGGCCTGCTGCGAGAACGCGATCTCGTCCAGCGCTGCCTGGCCTGGCAGACCGACGACACCGCGCGGCAGGCATTCCTGGCCCGGTTGAACGTGCATCCAGCGCCCACGGCACGGCTGATCTCGCTGTTCGCCTACGAGAACCCGCAGTTGGCCAACTGGCTGGACGCGTTGATCGAAGATGTCCAGCCCACGCACTTGCTGGTGCCAGAGGGACGAATTCTCGCTGACCTCAATGCCTGGTTCGGCGAAGCCTTGGCCGTGGGGGATGTACGCCGTCGCGGTGGCTTGACCCTTCAGGTACTGCCGTTCGTCAGCCAGCAAGACTACGACCAGTTGCTCTGGTGCTGCGATTTCAACGCCGTGCGCGGTGAGGATTCCTTCGTGCGCGCCCAGTGGGCCGGCCAGCCGTGGCTGTGGCACATCTACATTCAGGATGAGAACGCCCACTGGGAAAAGCTCGAAGCCTTCTTGAAGATCTACCGCCAGGGCCTGTCGGACGAAGCGGCGCAGGCGCTGCTGGCGGTGTGGCGGGCGTGGAACATGGACCGCGACATGGCCCAGGCCTGGCGCGCGTTGCAGCCCCACTGGCCGACACTCCAGGCGCACGCCCGGCAGTGGCGCAGCGCACAGGCCGCTCGACCGGACCTTGCTACAGCGCTGGTACAGTTTTATCGAAATTGGCTATGA
- a CDS encoding GreA/GreB family elongation factor, with product MDKACLLAHIIERLEHDSEVLRRAAQTAYETATAEENIAENKYDTLGLEASYLATGQARRTAEIRQALVSYQQLLLRDYDPVRGIQVSNRVTLEDEQGTRQCLFLGPEGAGLKIGEGDAQVTVITPRSPLGLQLLGKRLDDEVTLMLAGTAQVQCVVEVD from the coding sequence ATGGACAAGGCCTGCCTGCTCGCCCACATCATCGAACGCCTCGAGCACGACAGCGAGGTGCTGCGTCGCGCCGCCCAGACGGCCTACGAAACCGCGACGGCCGAAGAAAACATCGCCGAGAACAAGTACGACACGCTCGGCCTCGAAGCCTCCTACCTCGCCACCGGACAAGCGCGGCGCACGGCCGAGATTCGCCAGGCGCTGGTGAGCTATCAGCAACTGCTGCTGCGCGACTACGACCCCGTGCGAGGTATCCAGGTGAGCAATAGGGTCACCCTCGAAGATGAGCAGGGCACTCGCCAGTGCCTGTTCCTCGGACCTGAGGGTGCAGGCCTGAAGATCGGCGAAGGCGATGCACAGGTCACCGTGATCACCCCGCGCTCGCCGTTGGGCCTGCAACTGCTCGGCAAGCGACTCGACGACGAAGTCACCCTGATGCTCGCCGGCACCGCGCAGGTGCAGTGCGTGGTCGAGGTCGACTGA
- a CDS encoding TolC family outer membrane protein codes for MKSFATGLLAACTLLPALAQAAMGPFQVYEQALRRDPTYLAAFKAREAGQEYRAIGRAGLLPNLSYSYNKGRNDSKASYLGDARRTSEDRRYDSYGSTFILQQPLFDYEAYAAYRKGVAQALFADESFRDQSQQLLVRVMTSYTQALYARDQIAISVASKQAYRQQFQQNQRLYQAGEGTRTDILEAQARFELADAEEIQARNDEDAALRELGALIGEPAVHIDDLAPLRSGFALPVMAPTGFEAWQSLALEGNPVLGSQRHALDVARYEVERNRAGHLPKVNAFATSRRQESDSGNTYNQRYDTNTVGIEISLPLFAGGAVSASTRQASRHLEQAEYELDGNTRSTLIELRRQYNACASGASRLRAYERALQAAEALVASTRKSVQGGERVNLDVLNAEQQLSTTRRDLARARYDYLLAWIKLHYQAGTLSEAQLARVDEAFVASDG; via the coding sequence ATGAAGTCTTTTGCCACCGGCCTGCTGGCGGCCTGCACACTGTTGCCGGCCTTGGCCCAGGCCGCCATGGGGCCGTTCCAGGTCTACGAGCAGGCGCTGCGCCGAGACCCGACCTACCTGGCGGCCTTCAAGGCCCGCGAGGCGGGCCAGGAGTACCGTGCGATCGGTCGCGCGGGGCTGCTGCCGAACCTGTCCTACAGCTACAACAAAGGCCGCAACGATTCGAAGGCCAGCTACCTGGGTGACGCGCGGCGCACCAGCGAAGATCGGCGCTACGACAGCTACGGCTCGACCTTCATTCTGCAGCAGCCGCTGTTCGACTACGAAGCCTACGCCGCCTATCGCAAAGGCGTGGCCCAGGCCTTGTTCGCCGACGAGAGTTTCCGTGACCAGAGCCAGCAGTTGCTGGTGCGGGTCATGACCAGCTATACCCAGGCGCTGTATGCCCGTGATCAGATCGCCATCAGCGTGGCCAGCAAGCAGGCCTACCGCCAGCAGTTCCAGCAGAACCAGCGGTTGTACCAGGCAGGCGAGGGCACGCGCACCGACATCCTTGAGGCCCAGGCACGTTTCGAGCTGGCCGATGCCGAGGAAATCCAGGCCCGCAACGACGAAGACGCCGCCCTGCGCGAACTCGGTGCGTTGATCGGCGAACCGGCGGTGCACATCGACGACCTGGCGCCGCTGCGCAGCGGCTTCGCCTTGCCGGTGATGGCGCCCACGGGCTTCGAGGCCTGGCAGTCGCTGGCGTTGGAGGGCAACCCCGTGCTCGGCTCGCAGCGCCATGCGCTGGACGTGGCCCGCTACGAAGTCGAGCGCAACCGGGCCGGGCACCTGCCCAAGGTCAATGCCTTCGCCACCTCGCGGCGCCAGGAGTCGGACAGCGGCAACACCTACAACCAGCGTTATGACACCAACACGGTGGGTATCGAAATCAGCCTGCCGCTGTTCGCTGGCGGTGCCGTGAGTGCGTCCACCCGCCAAGCCAGCCGACACCTGGAGCAGGCCGAGTACGAACTCGATGGCAATACCCGCAGCACCCTGATCGAACTGCGTCGGCAATACAACGCCTGCGCCTCTGGCGCCAGCCGCTTGCGCGCCTACGAACGGGCCCTGCAGGCCGCCGAGGCGTTGGTGGCCTCGACGCGCAAGAGCGTGCAGGGCGGGGAGCGGGTCAACCTGGACGTGCTCAATGCCGAGCAGCAGTTGTCCACCACCCGACGCGATCTGGCCCGGGCGCGGTACGACTACCTGCTGGCGTGGATCAAGCTGCACTATCAGGCCGGCACGCTGAGCGAGGCGCAGTTGGCTCGGGTGGACGAGGCCTTCGTGGCCAGCGACGGGTAG
- a CDS encoding HlyD family type I secretion periplasmic adaptor subunit: protein MSRSMRDSGFYVRLGWLLTLLGFGGFMLWASLAPLDQGVTVPGTVVVSGKRKAVQSMAAGVVSRILVSEGQAVRLGEPLLHLDRTQVQADVEALQAQYRMAQASLARWRGERDNAQQVQFPAELNEASDPQLGLVLEGQRQLFESRRQALAREQGALSASVEGSRAQLAGMRRARGDLQAQADSLREQLDNLRPLAGEGYIPRNRVLEYQRQLSQVQRDLAQNAGDSARLEQGIVEAQLNLQQRLEEYQKEVRSQLADAQVRAATLEQQLNSARFELRHSEILAPADGIAINLGVHTEGAVVRAGETLLEIVPQGTALEVEGRLPVNLVDKVAPQLPVDILFTAFNQNRTPRVTGEVALISADQLLDERSGQPYYVLRSTVSEEALTRLQGLSIRPGMPAELFVRTGERSLLNYLFKPLLDRAGSALSEP from the coding sequence ATGAGCCGTTCGATGCGCGATTCAGGTTTCTATGTACGCCTGGGCTGGCTGCTGACCCTGCTCGGCTTTGGCGGGTTCATGCTCTGGGCCAGCCTGGCGCCGCTCGATCAGGGCGTGACGGTGCCTGGCACCGTGGTGGTGTCCGGCAAGCGCAAGGCGGTGCAGTCGATGGCGGCGGGCGTGGTCAGTCGCATCCTGGTCAGCGAAGGGCAGGCGGTGCGCCTAGGCGAGCCGCTGCTGCATCTGGACCGGACCCAGGTGCAGGCCGATGTCGAGGCCTTGCAGGCCCAGTACCGCATGGCCCAGGCCAGCCTGGCGCGGTGGCGCGGCGAGCGTGACAATGCGCAGCAGGTGCAATTTCCGGCCGAACTGAACGAGGCGTCCGACCCGCAGTTGGGACTGGTGCTCGAAGGTCAGCGTCAACTGTTCGAGAGCCGTCGCCAGGCCCTGGCCCGCGAGCAAGGCGCATTGTCGGCGAGCGTCGAGGGCTCGCGGGCGCAGTTGGCCGGTATGCGCCGGGCGCGCGGCGACTTGCAGGCTCAGGCCGACTCCTTGCGCGAGCAGCTCGACAACCTGAGGCCATTGGCTGGCGAGGGCTATATCCCGCGCAATCGGGTGCTGGAGTACCAGCGCCAGTTGTCCCAGGTCCAGCGCGACCTGGCGCAGAATGCCGGCGACAGCGCCCGTCTCGAACAAGGCATCGTCGAAGCCCAGCTCAACCTGCAACAGCGCCTCGAGGAGTACCAGAAGGAGGTGCGCAGCCAGTTGGCCGATGCGCAGGTACGCGCTGCGACGCTGGAGCAGCAACTGAATTCGGCACGTTTCGAACTGCGCCACAGCGAGATCCTGGCGCCGGCCGACGGCATCGCCATCAACCTGGGCGTGCACACCGAAGGCGCGGTAGTGCGGGCGGGCGAGACCCTGCTGGAAATCGTGCCCCAGGGCACGGCCCTGGAAGTGGAGGGGCGTCTGCCGGTGAACCTGGTGGACAAAGTGGCGCCGCAGTTGCCGGTGGACATTCTGTTCACCGCCTTCAATCAGAACCGCACGCCGCGGGTCACTGGCGAAGTGGCGCTGATCTCGGCCGACCAGTTGCTGGACGAGCGCAGCGGCCAACCCTACTACGTGCTGCGCAGCACCGTGAGCGAAGAGGCGTTGACGCGTCTGCAGGGGCTGTCGATCCGCCCCGGCATGCCGGCGGAGCTGTTCGTGCGCACCGGCGAGCGCTCGCTGCTCAACTACCTGTTCAAGCCCCTGCTCGATCGAGCGGGCAGCGCCTTGAGCGAACCTTGA